Within the Salinibacterium sp. TMP30 genome, the region GCGGCGCAGATCGACACCACAATCTTGGATGTTAGCTCTCCACTCACTCGGGAACTCCGCGGTACCGCGTCGCTCAGCACAGGGGAGTCGGTCGACCGCTACGTGCCCTTCAGCCTCGTTCCGGAATCAAACTCCTGGCGTGAGCTGCGCAGTGGCGCAGCTGAGCCTCGCTGGTCGGATGCCGCCCGCACCGTTTCATCAACAGACTTCGTTTTCTTAGTCACCACTATTCGAGCGCTCGGTGATGAAGCGGTTCTTGCAGACGGAGACGCGGCAGCAAGCCTCACTCGGTTCGCAACCGATGAAGACACCATGAAGAGAATGTTGGGCAACCTGCGTGCGGATGAGCTCACCGACGATGCCGAAGTTCTGATTCATGGCTCCTTCGCGTTTGACGAGGTGCAACTCGTGGGCGTTGCGAGCGACCGTGCCCGCGATCGCGTGAAGGAATTGCTTGACGCTGCGTCCTTTGCCACAAAGGTGGCGGTCTACCCGCCATGGTTCATTCAGTAGGGTTCGCGGTAGCGTTGATGCATGACGAACGACTTCGCTAAGCACCCTGTTGATGAATCTTCAGCCGCGTCAATAGCTGAGAGCGGACTGCGCTACGGTCTTGTCGATACCTCCGATCGAGAATCTTTCGCTGCTTGGTTTCAGGCCGATTCGCGTGGATTTCACGGCCCAATCATGTCGAAAGAGCAGGTTGATTCAAGTTTCGCGGGTGTGACCTACCGCCGGACCGTTGGGGTGTGGGATGAAACTTTGGTTGTGCCTGAAACGCCGGTAGCAACAACAAGTTCCTGGACAGAACAGTTGTCAGTGCCGGGAGGTCGCACTATCGATGCCTGGGCGATTAGTTCTGTCACGGTTTCCCCAACGCACCGACGCCGAGGAATTGCGCGGTCGCTTCTCGAGGGTGAGTTACGATCTGCGGCCGACATGGGCCTACCGATGGCAATGCTGACGGTCTCAGAGTCGACAATCTATGGTCGCTTCGGTTTCGGACCAGCAGTTTTTGGCGCCGACCTCTCAATAGACACTAAACGCGCGAGATTCGTTTCCACGGAGCGTCGCGGCAGGCTTCAACCGGTGTCACCGGCTGAATTCAGTAGCGAAGTCTCGCAGATTTTTGAGCGCATTCGCATACTGAGCCCTGGACAGATCAAGGTCTGGCCACTGCGGTGGGATCAGATTGGGGGTCTGGCACCGGGTGACGACGACTACACGAAGAA harbors:
- a CDS encoding DarT ssDNA thymidine ADP-ribosyltransferase family protein — protein: MSGTECIHGFENQLCDSCFPKAVPVKPVTRATTTSRAKRVPGAPRASANKLPALADQRVYHVTHISNLENILRTGQLVAAAQIDTTILDVSSPLTRELRGTASLSTGESVDRYVPFSLVPESNSWRELRSGAAEPRWSDAARTVSSTDFVFLVTTIRALGDEAVLADGDAAASLTRFATDEDTMKRMLGNLRADELTDDAEVLIHGSFAFDEVQLVGVASDRARDRVKELLDAASFATKVAVYPPWFIQ
- a CDS encoding GNAT family N-acetyltransferase, producing MTNDFAKHPVDESSAASIAESGLRYGLVDTSDRESFAAWFQADSRGFHGPIMSKEQVDSSFAGVTYRRTVGVWDETLVVPETPVATTSSWTEQLSVPGGRTIDAWAISSVTVSPTHRRRGIARSLLEGELRSAADMGLPMAMLTVSESTIYGRFGFGPAVFGADLSIDTKRARFVSTERRGRLQPVSPAEFSSEVSQIFERIRILSPGQIKVWPLRWDQIGGLAPGDDDYTKKTRVVRFDDDSGTPRGFVVYRVSGGEGDLTSHTLTVDYLLAESDEAYEALWRFVLEVDLVREVKAELRSVDEPLLWHLIDRRAVTATPIDHLWLRILDIPVSLSARRYSGAARIGFDVSDTLGFAQGSFLLETDDSGVPLVSCVEEFPPDTATVALSVNELSSLYLGGVTTAPLVAAGRIRELTDGAAATIERTFHSPVTPWLSVWF